The proteins below come from a single Thermopolyspora flexuosa genomic window:
- a CDS encoding DUF5941 domain-containing protein → MTTTPDPDEERLRVQTARLVSYRDDGPLAALLRDRLGPGLPPVFTTLVALVAVAALAFTDTLAAGSGPIMLVPALIVVALVVPTVPRDHLGRFDWLVPPLVRAAEFLAILTIGLATDTPRWLLFVLLYVIGYHTYDTVYRTRQGIWPPAWIFKAGLGWECRLIVIGAGAAIGQLTIVVAVLTAYLFVLFAAESVTSWVRLDKASTQAQASDDLEAAPEEAAERAEAEAAQEKA, encoded by the coding sequence GTGACCACCACCCCGGACCCCGACGAGGAGCGCCTGCGCGTCCAGACCGCGCGCCTCGTCTCCTACCGCGACGACGGCCCGCTCGCCGCCCTGCTGCGCGACCGGCTCGGTCCCGGCCTTCCCCCGGTCTTCACCACGCTCGTCGCGCTGGTCGCGGTCGCCGCCCTGGCGTTCACCGACACGCTGGCCGCCGGGTCGGGCCCGATCATGCTGGTGCCCGCGCTCATCGTCGTCGCCCTCGTGGTGCCGACCGTCCCCCGCGACCACCTCGGCCGCTTCGACTGGCTCGTCCCGCCGCTCGTCCGCGCCGCCGAGTTCCTCGCGATCCTCACCATCGGCCTCGCCACGGACACGCCCAGGTGGCTGCTGTTCGTGCTCCTGTACGTGATCGGCTACCACACGTACGACACGGTCTACCGCACCCGGCAGGGCATCTGGCCGCCCGCCTGGATCTTCAAGGCCGGCCTCGGCTGGGAGTGCCGCCTGATCGTCATCGGCGCCGGCGCGGCGATCGGCCAGCTCACCATCGTCGTCGCCGTCCTCACCGCGTACCTGTTCGTCCTCTTCGCCGCGGAGAGCGTCACGAGCTGGGTCCGCCTCGACAAGGCCTCCACCCAGGCCCAGGCCTCCGACGACCTCGAGGCCGCCCCCGAGGAGGCCGCCGAGCGCGCCGAGGCCGAGGCCGCCCAAGAGAAGGCCTGA
- a CDS encoding ABC transporter permease: protein MTALILARHYLRATFRSKLSVLFSAIQPIMFLVLFGPLFDRSGVGSWDVLVPGLLVQLALMSAGLAGFGIFIDRRFGVLERLRVTPAGRTSLLLGRVLRDVVVLLVQSALLLALGWALGLRAPLAGVLLGLALLVVLATGLASLSYAIALVMPDELFPPVASTAVVPLMLLSGALLPMSLAPPWLDVLSRLTPFRYVVEALRAFFSGSYGGAAVAWGVLAGLALLVIGVALGTRLFHRENA, encoded by the coding sequence GTGACCGCCCTGATCCTCGCGCGCCACTATCTGCGCGCGACCTTCCGCAGCAAACTCTCCGTCCTGTTCAGCGCCATCCAGCCGATCATGTTCCTGGTGCTGTTCGGCCCGCTCTTCGACCGCAGCGGCGTCGGCTCGTGGGACGTGCTCGTGCCCGGGCTGCTCGTGCAGCTCGCCCTGATGAGCGCAGGGCTCGCCGGTTTCGGCATCTTCATCGACCGGCGTTTCGGGGTACTGGAACGGTTGCGCGTCACCCCCGCCGGCCGTACCTCGCTGCTGCTCGGCCGGGTGCTGCGCGACGTCGTCGTGCTGCTCGTGCAGTCCGCGCTGCTGCTCGCGCTCGGCTGGGCGCTCGGACTGCGCGCCCCGCTCGCCGGGGTGCTGCTCGGCCTGGCGCTGCTCGTCGTGCTCGCCACGGGCCTGGCGTCGCTCTCCTACGCGATCGCTCTGGTCATGCCGGACGAGCTCTTCCCGCCGGTCGCGTCGACCGCGGTCGTGCCGCTCATGCTGCTGTCGGGCGCGCTCCTGCCGATGTCGCTCGCACCGCCGTGGCTGGACGTCCTCTCCCGGCTGACGCCGTTCCGCTACGTGGTCGAGGCCCTGCGCGCGTTCTTCTCCGGGTCGTACGGCGGCGCCGCGGTCGCCTGGGGAGTGCTCGCCGGGCTCGCGCTCCTCGTCATCGGCGTGGCCCTCGGCACCCGCCTGTTCCACCGGGAGAACGCCTGA
- a CDS encoding TetR/AcrR family transcriptional regulator, whose amino-acid sequence MSEELSLRERKKRETRQRISDVAMGLFMRHGFDKVTVAEVARAADVSVNTVFNYFKTKEELFLDRQDTAEEFLADLVRGRAPGVSAVRAIRDDFLDAVRTRHWRYGFNAGADWWHQMVADSPALTAAVNRLHEARQEKLAAALADEADADPDDLTPRVVAAQICATLTVLTEQAHRRRRAGEAWEDILADTEKKAERAFDLLEHGIGDYPEPSR is encoded by the coding sequence ATGTCCGAGGAGCTGAGCCTGCGGGAGCGCAAGAAGCGGGAGACCCGGCAGCGCATCTCCGACGTCGCCATGGGTCTGTTCATGCGGCACGGCTTCGACAAGGTGACGGTCGCCGAGGTGGCGCGCGCCGCCGACGTCTCGGTGAACACGGTCTTCAACTACTTCAAGACCAAGGAGGAGCTCTTCCTCGACCGCCAGGACACCGCGGAGGAGTTCCTCGCCGACCTGGTACGTGGGCGCGCCCCAGGCGTGTCGGCGGTGCGGGCGATCCGGGACGACTTCCTCGACGCGGTGCGCACCCGGCACTGGCGGTACGGCTTCAACGCGGGCGCCGACTGGTGGCACCAGATGGTGGCGGACAGCCCGGCCCTCACCGCCGCCGTGAACCGGCTGCACGAGGCCCGCCAGGAGAAGCTCGCCGCCGCGCTCGCCGACGAGGCCGACGCCGACCCCGACGACCTCACACCCCGCGTCGTGGCGGCGCAGATCTGCGCGACACTGACCGTGCTCACCGAGCAGGCACACCGGCGCAGAAGGGCCGGTGAGGCATGGGAGGACATCCTCGCCGACACCGAGAAGAAGGCCGAGCGCGCCTTCGACCTCCTCGAACACGGCATCGGCGACTATCCCGAGCCATCCCGCTGA
- a CDS encoding DUF397 domain-containing protein, which yields MDVSQTIWRKSSYSNDTGHCVEVATNLPGIVAIRDSKNPDGPVLVLSRAEWSAFLASVRDGAV from the coding sequence ATGGACGTGAGTCAAACTATATGGCGAAAGTCCAGCTATTCGAACGATACCGGTCACTGTGTCGAAGTGGCGACAAACCTGCCCGGCATCGTCGCGATTCGAGACTCTAAGAACCCCGACGGTCCCGTCCTTGTGCTCAGCCGAGCCGAGTGGTCGGCCTTCCTCGCTAGCGTGCGCGACGGCGCTGTATGA